The nucleotide window AGACCTCAACCGGATTCCAACCTAAGTTTTAtaaggttggtgtttatatagcccaagccaTAGATGGAACCAtcatgcccaagcccaacccattgtcgggtcggtcacaggtgtGGGTCGGGttcaacccacccaactttcagcccgagGGCCAACAATACTGCCAATCAGCAAGTGTAAAACATTTTTTAAGGGAGCGCTGGAGCCCACCTGGCTGATTGGACACAGGCATGTAATCAGGACTGCtgaccaagtgggccacaacatgagtAGGCCATATCACAGACCGTCACACCATTTCTGCTAGCAGGGATCTATGGGGCTCGCTGTTATGTATGTCGATTTATAAGTAAATTAGAGTTGGGCACATGTCAAAGAACAACCCAGCCTAGCCTGGCCCAGATCAGCCCAACAGGTGTTATATCGCACAAATGCACAGATCTAATATCTACATCCCTCCAAAATAACTACTGTGGCCCTTTGGTCTTTGGCGTAGGTCCAAGCCATATAGCCTCGGCATACCAGCTGAGAAGCGCAGCGAAACGCCCCACGTGGACAGATTTAAGAACAATCCCGGCCGTCCATTGAGGAAGAAACTGGTCGTCTAATGCATAGAatacaaccattcatcttctgcCTCATGCGTGTGAAGCACGGACAGCCAAAAATCCATCCAAAGTCGGTATCGCACATCTGAcgattggatctacctcatcttcCGTTCATCCCATTATCATCTTGGTGGCGACcctgttggacgggttggatgctgTGCAAGCaacggggtgggccccacacgctgctaGTTGAGCGAAAATGGTTTCGGATTTTTGAAAGAATGGAAGCACAAAGAAAACAGAGAAAAGTAAAGACGATATGAGATGGAATCAGTAGACAAGCGGGGCAATCAGAGCCGCTCATCTGTGGATCCATCCCTACGGTTGTCTGGCCGCTGCCGTTCATATAAAAACGGCTTTCAATTTCCGCACCGTTGATCAAAAACCCTATCACACGAATCAAAGGCCTTTATATCACCAACGAATGCAAAATGaccaaataaaaagaaataagaaataagagGAAATTAGATGTAACTCGAAGTGAGTGCTCAGATCCTGCGGCGCATGTTAGATTTCAGCGCAAGGATGCGGTTAAAATACGCGATGGATGACAATCGcaggaaaaggaaaaagaaggtaGGGCTCATATCAAGTGTAATTTAGGAAGATCTGTCATCGTGGCGAAAGAAAAACCCATCgatattaaaaagaaagaaagaaagaaagataccaAAGCCATCTCTCGGCGGCtcctttcttctccttccttACTGAAATCGATagggttttctttcttttctacaaaaagaaatttaaaaaacccACTCCAGCCTCTCTCTTTCTAATCACAGCCCCCAAATcacaaggaagagagagatttcacaaggaagagagagagagagagagagagacttcagATCTAGGGTTCCGATGTCATTTTAGATGTTAGGGTTTCAAGTGGGTGTCGGGGGTTTATAAAAGTGCGCTTTAGGGCTTTGGGTTAAGAAAAAATATTTCAGTAGTGCGCGGACCACTGTAAAAGTTAATCCTGGGAACGGACGCAAATTTCCTAGAAAAggaagttgggcccaccgtgatgtgagtgtggcatccactccgttcatcattttcGAAAAAGGTCATTTTAGGTCGGTAGAAAAAAGGagcaggatccaaaactcaagtgggccacgataCAGGAAAAGAGTAGGGATGTGAAAGCTCACCGTTGAATCCTTCCTGGGCCTAAAAGTTCTGCATCAGGTTGATGTTTGGTTTTTacctggtgggactcacctgatgaacgggttagatggaatTAAACATTACATAGGGCCCTAGAAAGGTGGTGGTCCGTCGCATCTGGCTATTCGCTGTGGTCCCGCTCATTTTAGTTTTGAATTGGTCTTGTTTTGGGGTTCGCATCCTACCACAGACGGTCTTAAATGAATGATGGAATCTGATTGCCTGTTTGAACGGTGGAAAATAtcgaaaaaaaaagttttattttTTGAAGAGCCAGATGAAGCATCAGACCTTGAAAAGCAGATATTACTTAAATAATATATTCAAATTTTCATCCACAAAATTTAAGGTGTGCAGTAGGAGAGCTTTTTGTCTACTTGGTACCCATGTTCCACGAGAGTTCATATTTCAGTAAGGGAACGagttttacttgaattgaaattcaaatcacaattaTTAATGAATTCATGTGAATTAAAATTCTCAGTAGTATACAGATGTCATGTAAATTTAAAATTTGTATTTGAGACCTTTGTCCATACTTAACATGCATTTTACTAAATTCTCAATAGTGCCCATTAAAGATATGTAAAATCAACTTTGATTACCGGGTGTGTCACTCCATTTTAACCTTAAGATCCAAAAGTTAGCTTGATTCGTGATTTAGGTGGATCATGAAATTGGAAACAATATATAGATATACCTCTTCCAATTGTTTTAattcatatggtccacttgaatcataaaACGTGTCAATTTTTGGGCCTTGGGATTAAAATTAGGTCACGCACCTAATGATTGGGGTGGATTTTATGCAAACATTAAGGAAGGGTACACCAAAGTAAACTATATTTATTGTCATCAAAGATGTTGTGATATCTAAGTGTTGAAAATATTGTGGGGCATGGACATCACAATGTTTATATAAAATTCGCTAGGATCACTAGGTGTGTTGCTCAGTTTTAGCCTTAGGGCCAAGTATCAAATTGCTTGGTGATTTGGATGggtcatatgaagggaaatggtAACCCTCATTCTCATAATTATTTCCTTTCATGTGATTGATATGGATTgtggatgagcctgatttttggtccataTGCTTTCATTTTAGCTGTGTATCTAATTGTtgcggagtggatttcataaaatcatcacAAGGGGCTCTAAAAAAATCACACGCTAAGCAGATTTTTGGGCTCTATCGTTAAATAAAAGGGACAAACTTAGTGATTAAGGTGAATTTCATGTAaatatcagtggggcccaccaattttTGAAGTACACGGTTGATTTTGGTGCCTACCACCTCTAGCTAAGGAATTCAAAACGGTTGAAAAAGGTGGTAAATGACACTGTACAACTCCTCAAACACACTTATTTCATGACTCTGCCATCGAATCTCAATCTTTACCACCATTTatatggtgccaaatgacccctaatgcTATAAAGATGGTGGAATTGTAATTCCGTGGGAGTTCAAATTGTCAATttactttaaaattttagatgatttatccaagccattaataTGAAGGCCCTCATCACGGATGGTGCAGCTGACTGATGGGccagatgttcaacacgcatcacggtgggtcccacatagctcgacctcatgggaagttccaggaggtcgaccgcatagaaccatttcccttatatatatatatatatatatatatatataaaagaatagGAATGCTCACCGACGCAACATTAATACCCGTGCGCACCTTTGTGCACATGTCATGGGCatataatctgaatggtccacgagTTGCGGCATCCCTTGAAATTTTATTCACCTAATTGTCAGCCTTatccaaaattctagtgggccatagcaaagagaaatgcatatCAAGGGAGGAAagtgtttccttttgccatggcccaccagagttttgtatcgagctgaaagttgggcctatagagtttcaagtttcaaggggtgccgcatcacatgtacCGTTCAAATTCTGTGCTCACGTAAGAATGTGAGCGGGTGAGCATGtctctctcttttgccatgggccaccaaagttttggctCAGGTTGAAAGTTAGGCTTGTgtggtttcaaggggtgccgcattacgtggaccattcagattttgtgcccatgacatgtgtgcaaaggtgcgcacggttGCCCCCCATCACATGTGGGCAGGCCCTGAGGTGGCTGGCAGGCTATTGTGGTAGCAAACTACTGTACACACAGTGAAGTTAGAATTTTGTCTCACATAGGAAACATCGTCCGAAGTAGTAGTGGCTGTAAGTTGGATTCCTTCCTTAATAGGCGTGACCCGTTTTAAATCTGTGAGTTtcggcaaagcggacaatatccaATATGGCAGAAAAAACTAACGTATCTTGGTGAAGTTATCTCTTTAAAGTATAAAGACTGAAATACAGGGATCACATCATGAAGATGCCCAACCTTGCCTCTAAATTGAAGGCACTCAAGCTAGACATTTCAAAGGAATGATAGTTTCTCACATGTTGATTACTTTTCCACCTAAGTTCAGCACATTCAAAGTTAACTATAATACAAACAGAAAACTGGACCTTGATTAAGTTGATTGCACAATGTATGCAGGAAGAAGAATGACTTGAAACAAGATTGACAAACCAAGCTACACTTGGGTCATTTCCACTtcattaaattaaattattacaACTAAACTCAATTGGACATCCACATGCAACCTGATTCAGCTAATAAGAATTTATTTAGATGCAAGTGGAGTCTGTGAAACAAAACAAAAGTAGAATGAAATTTGCTGAGAATCCAAGCAAACATATGGCATAGACAACAAAGACATTAATCCAGTGGTGAAAAGAGTGGGAGTTCAACgagttttccattgatttttcttcttatttttttaatggttaaagAGTTTTGCTGTTATTTGAATTTCCAAATGGTGGAATCTCCATCCAATTAAAGAAGAATGACTTCTTCCATGGCTGAAAGGATTTTCCATACAagagattcaaaaaaaaaaaaaaaaacctttagttTGAGAGCTTATGTGTGATATTATATACTAAAAGGAGTGAGCAGAACTTGGTTAATGGACCTTTATTTGTCAACGAAGAAACATCAGATATCATGTGGATAATGTCattgtaactgagaattgtaaaGCAAGGATAAATAAAATCAAGAACAAACACAAAAACTGTATGAAGGGTGTGTTTTGGAAGTTACTATATTAGAATTAGAGCAGAATGGCCATTGTGATCAATTCGGAAAGGAGCTGCGTTGAGCTCATTTTCCAATTTGAGCCAGTCTCATAGACTTTCCTCCATTCCACTCAAAGTGGACTGGATTTCTGCATTTTTCAAACATTGCTGATTTCAGAATAGAAGTTTGCACCATTTAAATACAGAGAAACGGATATTTCTGAACTTGGTCCAACTGAGAAATGTAGTGATTTGAGGACAAAAGAGGTTCTCAAAGATTTCAATACACCACTGATACAAGCAAGTACCTCTGTAGTAAAGTTCAGAGTAGAATATTATAACCAAGGATCAGATTAGCAATTATGTTGTGTGGATTCTTCAAAATGAGTGAGGCATCTATGTCAAATTCCATTactccacctgatttttgggtaaCTCTTTTATCTTGAGGAGGcactcagatgaatggattggatggcatataaataccaAGATGGGTGTcccatccatcaggtgcatcACCCCTTCTGTAGCctttcccaaaaatcaggctgattcaacactcaggtggtcCACCCCATAAAATCATACATAGAAACATCTACATTCATATGGTATAGCCTGCTTGAGTTTTGAAATGCTctgatttttgggtaattcttttATCCTGATGAGgcgcatcagatgaatggattggatggcatataaacaccacggtgTGCGTCCTGTCCATGAGGTGCATCACCCCTTTTTTAgccatgatcccaaaaatcaagctgattccacactcaggtgggccaccccataaaatTATACCTTAAACCTCTACATTCATATGGTATAACCCGCCTAAGTTTTGAAATACTGTATTTTTTTTTAGTATTTCTTTCATCCCGATGAGGCGCATCAGATGAAGGGATTGAATAGCATATGAACACCAAGGTGGGCATCCCATCCCAACTTTTTCCTAGGGTGTGGCCTACCTTAGTTATTGATGGTCATGATCTTTGGGCCTGAAGGCGAAAATGAGGCAGCATAcctgatggatggcatagatctcATGAAACCCATCCATGTGGCTCTCAGTGTGCGAGGTACCCAGCGCGAGTCATGCTAGTGCAGCTCTTCACATATCACTGTTATAAATTCTGTTTGAGGAGGATATCCATTTACATGATTTCCAAATGCATACCTTTTGAATGCAATAAAACAGACTTGTTCATCAGTTTAGGGCCTTGTCTCATCATAAACTCCCTCTTTTTCAAAGGACATACTTACACCAACAAAATGACATTACTTGCAAGCATACAACTCTCACATTTCACACAATCTCCCTATCTCTTAGCATGATGAAGACAAAGACATCACtctaattttttcttttcttttcttttttaaagtagAGTCgtcacccttcaaaaaaaaaaaatggagaaatcctACATTAAGGAAACCTTCAAACAagttggaattaatcaagctatGAAAACTCCATGTAAAAGAGCATAGTACTTGAAATGAAAGATAGCTAGAACTAACCTCAGCCTTTTTTATTCTTTAATCGCTTCGAAACATGTTGGATGACCTCTTTTAGGCTGGCTTTCCTTTTTACAGTGAAGTTCCAGAGTTCTTGAATTGGATATCTCCCACTTGGGTTATGCTCATTAAGCTCCAACAAGGCTGTCGTTACAGCTGTGTATACTTCTTCACCCCATTCTTCCTTGAGCCCTTTTAGCttttcatcattatcatctattATCTCCTATAACACAAAAATCATACTCGACACATACAAAAACACATTAATTTCAATATAAATCAAACTCTCTTATCATAAATTAGGAGTATGATTCTAAATGCAAGGGATGATAGTAGGTGGCAGAAACAATATGCTTCTTGAGGGTATTATATATAATAgaatataggtgggacccatggttcggTTATCCAATCTGTTGGTCTGATTGACCCCACCATGGATTTCCATGCCCCGAAAATCATCACAAGATTCTAGTAATCCATTATTTAGCCATTTCTCAATTAAACATTGACCGTTGTTGGAATTCTTTTTCTTAACCAGCTATTTAGAGGACAATGGTTCTAGGACTGTACCATCAAGAAGATTTTGATGATGATCTCAGATAGGACACttagatcaacagtctggaaCACTAGGTCCCACTTGTAAAAACTGAAGTTTGGGGATGCAATGCAGACTCTCTGGTCATGCTTCTATATAAGATATTTTGTTGGATAAACTCCCAGCAGCTTATATTTTGAGAATGGAGACAAATGACTAAGGATGAAATGCCAATTTTTCATAATTTGTAATATGCTTAAGCTGTCTATGGACCAGGTTGGCCCACTTTGGGCTGGCATATGGGCAGCTGACGGCCCCGAGCCTATTCAAGCATGGTCTTTGTTAGTTAGCAAGGTTTAAAATTGTTGGCCCACACACAATCTGGTTTTTTTATGAAcgtgttggatggcatatacacaccatggtgggcacCACACACAATCTGGTTTTTTATGGTGTGCATGCTCTCCCCATTGTTCCCAGTGTTTGGCTTACCTCAGTTCTAAATGGCCTGATTATTGGGGCTCACAGCCAAACATGGGGGCCACACCTAATGGATGTGGTGGATTTTCGACCACCCCAAGGTGGCCCTCACATGGCTAACAGTAGACTATGGGCTAGATGAGTTGCACAGGGGTGAATCGATCTGCATCGCCCTGACTCAGATTAGTGGAACCAAGTTGGATGAGTTGGGGGCAATACAGGTACATTCATGAGGCACCATTAGAGagaatcaaacaaaagaaaagaaaaaggaaagaacaaTAAACATACTTGAAGCTTTCCATCAGAGGTTATGATTTTGAAAGGATGCCAGCTTGCATTGTTAACAAGCTCTTGCCATGAAGTGCACATCTCAGCTGCTTTGGCATTGGCTTCACTGGATGGAAATTTTTGGTGCCATGCATTCCGAAAAGGCATCACATTAAGATCTCCCAATCTCTTGATTCCAATCGAACCACGACCCCTCTTCACATCACTTAGACCCTGTAAGCAAAAGGAGGATGGAGTATTGATCTGTAACTTATGTATCTTAAGCTCTTATGaaagttttctttctttcttttcttttttaaaggagAATGAGAGAATTGCACTACCGTGGCATGTGACCTTTGTGAAGTTCTATAGAGTGCACCTAAACACATCTTTGTTGTTGAATTGATGTCTTCAATCTATGCAGAAACATCGATCGATCGACAGCCATGCTCAATCGATCGAAGCTCCCCGGAATTAGATAGATTGTTCTCTGGACGTTTTGGACCATGATCGATTGATTGAACCATCGGGTTGATCAATGGTTAGATCGATCAACAATAATTCGAAAAATACCCCAAACTCTCTAGACTATTTTTGGCATGTTCGATTGATTGAACATGCGTCCTTGATCGATCTCGATCACGCATAATTGCGGAAGTGCGCGATTTGTTtctaattccagttgtgatagtatatatatcgagTGTAATCGGGACTAGGATATACCAAGTGAATGTTAAGACATTCCTAAGATTTCTACACCAAAAAAGCTAGGGTTTTGGGAGATTCAAAGGGGGTTCTTATCATTGTAAGTTATGTATCTCttgtaatatcatttcataatggATTGCTTGTCGCTTTGTGCAGTAGTTTTTTTCAGAGAGGGTTTTTCGACGTAAAATTCGTGTGTTCTCCGCGTGTTTTGTTTGTGTCTGATTTCATCTTATTTGATTAAATTCGAGTTTGCTTCCATGATATTCCCAACATTTGTAAGTGTAGCAATTGTATATGGATAGTTGATTTTGGTGATCCATAATTTGAATGGAAGATATCCCAAGAGACAAGGCAATCTAGTCATGGTAGGCACTTGATCAATGGCCATTGTCAACTCAAATAACCAGCAAAGTTCCACACTCAATGAACATATCTTACAACAATAGGATGGTCAATGAAGCAAATTTTGACCTCCATGTGGTGCCCCACCAAATCAACGATCCCAACTGCCATAAATTtttccattcatatggtggaagTGAACTTCATAGAACTTGTAAGAAACATATCATAATAGTAGCATTCCTCtctttagaaaaagaagaagcaataAGGGTAAATAAAAGACCATGTAAAGTTATAAGGAATATACAGATTCAAAGAGAAATCATAGATACATACTTTAATAAATTCTTTGCGAGCTTCTTGTAGCTCATTGTTACTCTTGTGCTCTCTATCAACAAGAGGATGATATTGTTCTTCCAATTCTTCAATTTCATTTTTCCTTTGTTGAAGTTCTTTGTATAAAAAATCTATTGCTTTCCCATCATTGTCACCTCCCACATCTTTGGGCACCTTCAACTTTCCTTTCATCAACTTCAACTTTTGTTTCATCTGCTTTTGACAAATGGGGcaattatacaaaatatgaaaacaatGATAGCAAGTTCTAATCAAACTTGAAGTTGAGATTTTGTATCTACTAATCATACTTAAATGTGCATCTTCAGGTGAGAATAGAACCATGTAAAAATTCATGCTTTGATATTAGAAAAAGAAGTCAATGGTGGTCTAGCAGAACAAGCATGATTTGATTTCCATTAGTATAACTCCAATTCATAACTTTGATATCAGCAATTTCGTTGGTCACAAGAAGTCCGGGATGGTGATAATGTGGTTAATTAGAAGTACAAGCATGATTTGAATTCCATTAGTATTTAGGGATTTTTACTGCAAAACTCTTCACTAATTCttattttaccaaatagtgcctgGCCTAACTGGATTTCCAGGGAGGTGTTTTCGGAGggataaaatgaccaaaatgccattttttttctttgttctttgacAAGTTCTAAAGTCAAGAATTGTGGGCTCACATGGTaagtatgacatccaacccatccaacaaaTGTAACTAATGATAATAATTAGATGAAACATATCTAGATtcatgtgggcccatctgatgatttgaATGGCCAGATCTCTAGTACGTCTGATCTTCATGGTGGAGTGCATATGTTGGATGTTGTACACATGAGATGTGGACCCCAGAATTCTAGACTTAAGGAAAAGTAATTGAGGACATTTTGGTAGTTCGTCCCTAAAAAGCACCCCCTAGTAATTTCAATTAGTGGGAGCATTATTTAGTAAAAACAGAACTCCCATGGAACTGTAGTAAAAATCCCTAATATTTAGTAGAATTTACAATTTGGAATTTAGATATGATAATAGTGTTAGCAACATGAAGTCCAAGATGTTGACATCCCAATATAATCTTTTGGATGGTGCGGTATTTTTTATGCGATTTTTGGAGCAAATGGAATATGGCTTTAAGTACAAATTGTaggttggaaaataaaaatcaaaaatcaaaattttttatttgaaatttatttgtgcAATCGACCCCATTTAATTGGCATAAGACTCaaacaataatgatgatgatgatgatgacaatatACGAATATACATTAGATATAACAATGTGCGTGTGGGTGTATGGCACTTTGGATCATTAGAAGTTCCATTCAATGGAGCCGACTATTATCTTATTGTCTTCCATGTTTATAAAAAAGGTAATGACATGCATGCAGGCTACTATTTTTGTTTTACAGCCAAATTTTAGGATGGAAACTCTGACCTACAacttggtttattattattatttttaatatttttttgaagagtgaacaaaataattttattaagAAGCTGAAAATGTGCAATAAAAATACAGCCCAATATCCAACATTGAAATATCTGATATAATACAGATCCACAAAAATTATAGAGACAACCCAAACATAGAAGCCACAACGGCTACATTTACATCTTGATTCCCATTCACCTTTGGATTTGTTATGTCCAACATTCATTTAACTTCCTTTGTTTCAATCTCATGTTCATTAAACATATTTTTTTAGGTTGCATCTAAATGTATTGATAAATCTAGGTTAGCATAATTTATAAGCCAACAAGGTAGGCTTCATATTTGGGGTGACCCAAAGAACAAAACTGCATTAACCATATTAAGGAACCTGCATTACATAAGAATATAAAATATAAGACACAAAGCAACAACAATTTGTTTCTAGTTTTCACCTCAATCCTTGCCACTACATTTTTAGAAACAAACTCCGAACACGAAGTTTCAAGAGAATCCTTCGATTCAAAAAGAAGTTTGGTTGACAATTTTCACCTTGCTAATCTTTTCGATAATCAATTATTTTGTCTTCATCAATGTTAAAATACTATAAATTTAAGTAAGTAAAATTACCTTTTTATTTTCATGAATTAGTTTCTTCTTCTCATTTTCAATTTGCAAGTATTCCTTTCTTTGAGATTCTAAGTCTAATTTCAATTTCTCAATGTCCTCTATTATACATTGCATTTGTCTTGTTCCTGAAAAAATCAAAGCAGAATGAAATAAAAACTTCTATAAATTAGAAATGCATGACTACTTTTTTTACAGGTTGGTATAAAGGGGTAGTAAAATCTCAATGCAGTTAAAACCTAAAGTGAAAATATTTTTAAGATAAATAAGAGTTTGATAAGACATTCAATAATTCCTTGGTACTAAATACCTTCAACATAAGCTTGATGTAGCTCATCTCTCTCTTGAGAAATGCTATTATACTTGCATTCAATACTATTATACTTGCATTCCATTTCCACCAATCGTTGATTCTTGACATCAACTTCGTTAGCTAGAGCCACAAGCTTGTTCTTTCTTTCCACATCTTCACGATTTACAACGGAAATTGTTTTCAAAACTCTATTTTTGTGTAGATAAGAACCTAAAACACCATCATTGTTGTAATCATCCCCACCTGTGACCCATCCATGAATGTTTAGTCCACCCTGCTTTAGTCCTTTCCAATCCCATTTATCAAAAGAAAATAAGGTAAAAGCATTTTCAAATGACATTGCATTCATGAATCCCGACCAATCTCTGGAAAATTCTACTAGAGCATGACCTGAGAAACTTTGGTAGTCCCATAAAAGATGGACTCCTACGGGATTAAATCTATGCAATGGCTCTTTTATCTTAACCTCATGTTTGTTAAGATATTTTTGCTCCACGAACTTAGTCACATGAGGGATAATGCCCGTCCAAGGCCAAACAAACTGATCAACATGAGACGACGTACTAGTAGACTCTGTCCCATTCCTAGATTGAAATGTCATCGTTGCTACTTCTTGGTCTCTTTTTTAGTAGAACTTATGATGAAATCTGTAAGAGAATAAACCATAATAAGGTAAACAAATCGAAAAGGATGAGACCAAATTAAAGTGAGAAAAATGTCTAAATCATGATAGTTACAACAGGAAAATAGCTGAGACAATG belongs to Magnolia sinica isolate HGM2019 chromosome 8, MsV1, whole genome shotgun sequence and includes:
- the LOC131252882 gene encoding factor of DNA methylation 2-like isoform X2 encodes the protein MECKYNSIECKYNSISQERDELHQAYVEGTRQMQCIIEDIEKLKLDLESQRKEYLQIENEKKKLIHENKKMKQKLKLMKGKLKVPKDVGGDNDGKAIDFLYKELQQRKNEIEELEEQYHPLVDREHKSNNELQEARKEFIKGLSDVKRGRGSIGIKRLGDLNVMPFRNAWHQKFPSSEANAKAAEMCTSWQELVNNASWHPFKIITSDGKLQEIIDDNDEKLKGLKEEWGEEVYTAVTTALLELNEHNPSGRYPIQELWNFTVKRKASLKEVIQHVSKRLKNKKG
- the LOC131252882 gene encoding factor of DNA methylation 2-like isoform X1, with amino-acid sequence MTFQSRNGTESTSGDDYNNDGVLGSYLHKNRVLKTISVVNREDVERKNKLVALANEVDVKNQRLVEMECKYNSIECKYNSISQERDELHQAYVEGTRQMQCIIEDIEKLKLDLESQRKEYLQIENEKKKLIHENKKMKQKLKLMKGKLKVPKDVGGDNDGKAIDFLYKELQQRKNEIEELEEQYHPLVDREHKSNNELQEARKEFIKGLSDVKRGRGSIGIKRLGDLNVMPFRNAWHQKFPSSEANAKAAEMCTSWQELVNNASWHPFKIITSDGKLQEIIDDNDEKLKGLKEEWGEEVYTAVTTALLELNEHNPSGRYPIQELWNFTVKRKASLKEVIQHVSKRLKNKKG